In Candidatus Obscuribacterales bacterium, the following proteins share a genomic window:
- a CDS encoding DUF3531 family protein: protein MNVEFRECDFFDLWIWLEFDTVPSNLEQQYIEEVLNSWFFLGKLGGFNAENLQVQDTGLDISYMSYDSSQIDSSLTSLMHNMADLEFQGTWARCWFDLGTTDAIALDVLINALHQFSTEYVAIETLWIGGENADWPIPGHRRPDYLETNSDY from the coding sequence ATGAACGTTGAATTTCGTGAATGTGACTTTTTTGATTTGTGGATTTGGCTGGAATTTGACACCGTTCCCTCCAACCTAGAGCAGCAATACATTGAAGAAGTCCTCAATTCTTGGTTTTTTCTCGGAAAACTGGGCGGCTTTAATGCCGAAAATCTTCAGGTGCAAGATACAGGGCTGGATATCAGCTACATGTCCTACGATTCCAGCCAGATCGACAGCAGTCTGACCTCGCTCATGCACAACATGGCTGACCTAGAGTTTCAGGGAACCTGGGCCCGCTGCTGGTTTGACCTCGGCACCACCGACGCGATCGCCCTCGATGTGTTGATCAATGCCCTGCATCAGTTCAGCACTGAATATGTTGCCATTGAAACCCTGTGGATTGGTGGCGAAAATGCCGATTGGCCCATTCCAGGGCACCGCCGACCTGACTACCTGGAGACTAATTCAGACTACTAG
- a CDS encoding hybrid sensor histidine kinase/response regulator has translation MKGMTHVPDEAMHPVADLPLADILIVDDMPDNLRLLSAMLTDSGYKVRKAINGDRALRAIRAILPDLILLDINMPDMSGYDVCRQLKESDRTRDIPIIFISALDDVLDKVMAFEMGGVDYVTKPFQLQEVLARIDMHLNLRRLQHQLEEQNKHLQQEVRDRMAAQKALEALNQQLEQRVDERTAALQDANEQLRTLEAQLRQQLNVFLHAVSHDLRNPVLGTSIVLNHLMEQTEGDVQVARHVMERIAESNTRQLALINSLIDTHAAEVWGIVLHPEAIALPTVIQAAIADVQPLLDKFQTTLQLHIDETLPRLKADPMQLVRVIQNLVANAVKHNPPGLVLTITATRQGETLEQAYVTVQDNGMGINPHQQEHLFNLYFRGNQQNRHAGLGLGLYLCQQIVEAHGGTIGVESTVGQGATFWFTVPIQADA, from the coding sequence ATGAAGGGAATGACTCACGTTCCAGACGAGGCGATGCATCCTGTAGCTGATCTGCCGCTGGCGGATATTCTCATCGTGGACGATATGCCGGATAATCTGCGGCTATTGTCGGCTATGTTGACGGACTCTGGCTATAAGGTGCGCAAAGCCATTAATGGCGATCGCGCCCTGAGAGCCATTCGGGCCATTCTTCCCGACCTAATTTTGCTGGATATCAACATGCCGGACATGAGCGGCTATGATGTGTGCCGGCAGCTTAAGGAAAGCGATCGCACCCGTGATATTCCGATCATCTTCATCAGCGCCTTAGACGATGTGCTGGATAAAGTGATGGCATTTGAGATGGGCGGTGTGGACTATGTTACCAAGCCGTTTCAGCTCCAAGAAGTCCTAGCGCGGATTGATATGCACCTCAACCTGCGTCGCCTCCAGCATCAGCTTGAAGAGCAAAATAAACACCTGCAGCAGGAGGTGCGCGATCGCATGGCGGCACAGAAGGCCCTAGAAGCTCTCAACCAGCAGCTTGAACAGCGGGTAGACGAACGCACCGCCGCCCTTCAGGATGCCAACGAACAACTGCGCACCCTAGAAGCTCAGCTACGGCAGCAGCTCAACGTGTTCCTCCATGCTGTTTCCCACGATTTGCGCAATCCCGTTCTCGGCACATCTATCGTGCTGAACCACTTAATGGAACAGACGGAGGGCGATGTGCAGGTGGCGCGCCATGTGATGGAACGGATCGCCGAAAGCAATACTCGACAGTTAGCGCTGATCAATTCTCTGATCGATACCCATGCAGCGGAAGTTTGGGGCATTGTGCTGCATCCAGAAGCGATCGCCCTCCCGACGGTGATCCAGGCAGCGATCGCTGATGTCCAGCCTCTCTTGGATAAGTTTCAGACAACCTTGCAGCTACACATTGACGAAACCCTACCTCGGTTGAAGGCGGATCCGATGCAGCTAGTGCGGGTAATTCAAAACTTAGTTGCCAACGCCGTCAAGCATAATCCACCCGGTCTGGTCTTGACGATCACCGCCACCCGCCAGGGGGAGACCTTGGAGCAGGCCTATGTCACCGTACAGGACAATGGCATGGGAATTAATCCACACCAGCAAGAACATCTGTTTAATCTATACTTTCGCGGCAATCAGCAAAACCGTCATGCAGGACTGGGTCTAGGTCTTTACCTATGCCAGCAAATTGTCGAAGCCCACGGCGGCACGATTGGGGTCGAAAGTACGGTCGGGCAAGGGGCCACCTTTTGGTTTACGGTACCCATCCAGGCTGATGCCTAG
- a CDS encoding NAD(P)H-quinone oxidoreductase subunit J: protein MVDEATPAEEQESKIVEASAVSRWLTENGFQHESLEPDHSGIPVLKVDRDVLIPFCTALYAYGFNYLQCQGAYDMGPGGDLVSMYHLCKVYDNADRPEEVRVKVFLPRHDPRIPSVYWIWKAADWQERESYDMYGIVYEGHPNLKRILMPEDWVGWPLRKDYISPDFYELQDAY, encoded by the coding sequence ATGGTTGATGAGGCAACCCCTGCAGAGGAGCAGGAATCTAAGATAGTTGAGGCAAGTGCTGTGTCGCGCTGGCTCACAGAGAACGGCTTTCAGCATGAAAGTTTGGAGCCGGATCACTCCGGTATTCCAGTGCTTAAGGTCGATCGCGACGTGCTGATTCCTTTCTGCACGGCCCTCTACGCCTATGGCTTCAACTACTTGCAATGCCAAGGTGCCTATGACATGGGCCCCGGTGGCGATTTGGTGAGCATGTACCATCTGTGTAAGGTCTATGACAATGCCGATCGCCCTGAAGAAGTGCGGGTGAAGGTGTTTCTGCCTCGGCATGATCCACGCATCCCGTCGGTCTATTGGATTTGGAAGGCTGCCGACTGGCAAGAACGCGAATCCTACGATATGTATGGGATCGTCTATGAAGGGCATCCCAACCTGAAGCGGATCTTGATGCCAGAAGACTGGGTAGGCTGGCCCCTGCGGAAAGACTACATTTCTCCAGACTTCTACGAGCTGCAAGACGCCTATTAA
- a CDS encoding NADH dehydrogenase subunit K, producing MNPIGAPQVTKDLSENVILTTVDDLHNWARLSSLWPMLYGTACCFIEFAALIGSRFDFDRFGLVPRASPRQADLLITAGTVTMKMAPALVRLYEEMPDPKYVIAMGACTITGGMFSSDSPTAVRGVDKLIPVDVYIPGCPPRPEAIIDAIIKLRKKISNEALQERGSFDQTHRYFTVKHKMKVVPEILTGEYIRSASRQAPPQELAAATGMPMPALQQQVTQEEKRNG from the coding sequence ATGAATCCTATTGGGGCTCCACAAGTCACCAAGGATTTATCAGAAAACGTCATCCTCACCACCGTGGATGATTTACATAACTGGGCACGCCTTTCTAGCCTCTGGCCCATGCTCTACGGTACCGCCTGCTGCTTTATCGAATTTGCGGCGCTGATTGGCTCTCGCTTCGACTTCGATCGCTTTGGGTTAGTCCCTCGGGCCAGTCCTCGCCAGGCCGATTTGTTGATCACCGCCGGTACGGTCACCATGAAGATGGCTCCGGCACTGGTTCGGCTCTATGAAGAAATGCCCGATCCTAAGTATGTGATCGCCATGGGAGCCTGCACGATCACCGGCGGTATGTTTAGCTCCGATTCTCCGACAGCAGTACGGGGAGTCGATAAACTGATCCCAGTGGATGTCTACATTCCCGGTTGTCCACCCCGCCCCGAGGCGATCATTGATGCCATCATCAAACTGCGCAAGAAGATCTCCAACGAGGCCTTGCAAGAACGGGGTAGCTTTGACCAAACCCATCGCTACTTTACCGTGAAGCACAAGATGAAGGTCGTGCCCGAGATTTTGACGGGGGAATATATTCGCTCCGCCTCTCGGCAAGCACCGCCTCAAGAATTGGCAGCCGCGACCGGAATGCCGATGCCGGCCCTACAGCAGCAAGTTACCCAGGAGGAGAAGCGCAATGGTTGA
- the ndhC gene encoding photosynthetic/respiratory NAD(P)H-quinone oxidoreductase subunit C, protein MFVLSGYEYFLGFLIICGLVPVLALSVSKLVRPKRTGVERRTTYESGMEPVGGAWIQFNIRYYMFALVFVIFDVETVFLYPWAVAFSQLGLLAFIEALIFIAILVIGLVYAWRKGALEWS, encoded by the coding sequence GTGTTTGTACTCAGCGGCTACGAGTATTTTCTAGGCTTCCTCATTATTTGTGGGCTAGTGCCCGTCCTTGCCCTGTCTGTCTCCAAATTGGTTCGCCCCAAACGCACGGGCGTCGAACGGCGAACAACCTACGAATCCGGGATGGAGCCCGTAGGAGGTGCATGGATCCAGTTCAATATTCGCTACTACATGTTTGCCCTGGTCTTTGTCATCTTTGATGTAGAAACCGTGTTTCTCTATCCCTGGGCGGTGGCATTTAGCCAACTTGGGCTTCTCGCATTCATAGAAGCGTTGATTTTTATCGCAATTCTAGTTATTGGTCTTGTCTACGCTTGGAGAAAAGGAGCATTGGAATGGTCATGA